One window of Triticum dicoccoides isolate Atlit2015 ecotype Zavitan chromosome 5A, WEW_v2.0, whole genome shotgun sequence genomic DNA carries:
- the LOC119304087 gene encoding cycloartenol-C-24-methyltransferase 1 isoform X1 translates to MSKSGALDLASGLGGKIDKEQVKSAVDEYEKYHGYYGGKEESRKSNYTDMVNKYYDLATSFYEYGWGESFHFAHRWNGESLRESIKRHEHFLALQLELKPGMKVLDVGCGIGGPLREIARFSSTSVTGLNNNDYQITRGKALNRSVGLGATCDFVKADFMKMPFSDNTFDAVYAIEATCHAPDPVGCYKEIYRVLKPGQCFAVYEWCITDHYDPNNATHKRIKDEIELGNGLPDIRSTRQCLQAVKDAGFEVIWDKDLAEDSPLPWYLPLDPSRFSLSSFRLTTVGRIITRNMVKVLEYVGLAPEGSQRVSSFLEKAAEGLVEGGKKEIFTPMYFFVVRKPLSE, encoded by the exons atgtccaAGTCTGGAGCCCTGGATCTCGCGTCGGGCCTTGGCGGGAAGATCGACAAGGAACAAGTCAAATCGGCGGTCGACGA GTATGAGAAATATCATGGATACTACGGAGGGAAGGAGGAATCGAGGAAATCCAACTACACCGATATG GTTAATAAATATTATGATCTTGCTACTAGCTTCTATGAGTATGGCTGGGGTGAATCCTTCCACTTTGCTCACAG GTGGAATGGGGAATCTTTAAGGGAAAGCATCAAAAGGCACGAGCACTTTCTGGCTTTACAGCTTGAGTTGAAACCAGGGATGAAG GTTTTGGATGTCGGCTGTGGAATAGGCGGGCCATTAAGAGAAATTGCGAGATTTAG CTCCACCTCAGTTACTGGATTGAACAACAACGACTACCAGATAACTAGGGGAAAG GCGCTTAATCGGTCGGTAGGACTTGGCGCTACTTGTGATTTTGTCAAG GCAGACTTCATGAAGATGCCATTCTCTGATAACACTttcgatgctgtttatgccattgaGGCAACATGCCACGCACCTGATCCG GTTGGCTGCTACAAGGAGATCTACCGTGTATTAAAACCCGGGCAGTGTTTTGCTGTATATGAGTGGTGCATTACCGATCACTATGATCCAAACAATGCAACCCACAAGAGGATTAAGGATGAAATTGAGCTTGGGAATGGCCTGCCAGATATCAGAAGTACTCGGCAATGTCTTCAAGCTGTTAAAGATGCTGGGTTTGAG GTTATTTGGGACAAGGATCTTGCTGAAGATTCTCCATTGCCTTGGTACTTGCCCTTGGACCCAAGTCGGTTTTCTTTGAGTAGTTTCCGGTTGACTACCGTGGGACGAATAATTACTCGCAATATG GTCAAGGTATTGGAATATGTTGGTCTGGCTCCGGAAGGCAGCCAGAGGGTCTCTAGTTTCTTAGAGAAGGCCGCGGAAGGTCTTGTCGAAGGTGGCAA GAAGGAAATCTTCACCCCGATGTACTTCTTTGTGGTTCGGAAGCCTCTTTCAGAATGA
- the LOC119304087 gene encoding cycloartenol-C-24-methyltransferase 1 isoform X2 encodes MSKSGALDLASGLGGKIDKEQVKSAVDEYEKYHGYYGGKEESRKSNYTDMVNKYYDLATSFYEYGWGESFHFAHRWNGESLRESIKRHEHFLALQLELKPGMKVLDVGCGIGGPLREIARFSSTSVTGLNNNDYQITRGKALNRSVGLGATCDFVKADFMKMPFSDNTFDAVYAIEATCHAPDPVGCYKEIYRVLKPGQCFAVYEWCITDHYDPNNATHKRIKDEIELGNGLPDIRSTRQCLQAVKDAGFEVIWDKDLAEDSPLPWYLPLDPSRFSLSSFRLTTVGRIITRNMVKVLEYVGLAEILL; translated from the exons atgtccaAGTCTGGAGCCCTGGATCTCGCGTCGGGCCTTGGCGGGAAGATCGACAAGGAACAAGTCAAATCGGCGGTCGACGA GTATGAGAAATATCATGGATACTACGGAGGGAAGGAGGAATCGAGGAAATCCAACTACACCGATATG GTTAATAAATATTATGATCTTGCTACTAGCTTCTATGAGTATGGCTGGGGTGAATCCTTCCACTTTGCTCACAG GTGGAATGGGGAATCTTTAAGGGAAAGCATCAAAAGGCACGAGCACTTTCTGGCTTTACAGCTTGAGTTGAAACCAGGGATGAAG GTTTTGGATGTCGGCTGTGGAATAGGCGGGCCATTAAGAGAAATTGCGAGATTTAG CTCCACCTCAGTTACTGGATTGAACAACAACGACTACCAGATAACTAGGGGAAAG GCGCTTAATCGGTCGGTAGGACTTGGCGCTACTTGTGATTTTGTCAAG GCAGACTTCATGAAGATGCCATTCTCTGATAACACTttcgatgctgtttatgccattgaGGCAACATGCCACGCACCTGATCCG GTTGGCTGCTACAAGGAGATCTACCGTGTATTAAAACCCGGGCAGTGTTTTGCTGTATATGAGTGGTGCATTACCGATCACTATGATCCAAACAATGCAACCCACAAGAGGATTAAGGATGAAATTGAGCTTGGGAATGGCCTGCCAGATATCAGAAGTACTCGGCAATGTCTTCAAGCTGTTAAAGATGCTGGGTTTGAG GTTATTTGGGACAAGGATCTTGCTGAAGATTCTCCATTGCCTTGGTACTTGCCCTTGGACCCAAGTCGGTTTTCTTTGAGTAGTTTCCGGTTGACTACCGTGGGACGAATAATTACTCGCAATATG GTCAAGGTATTGGAATATGTTGGTCTGGCTGAGATTCTCTTATGA